Part of the Lolium rigidum isolate FL_2022 chromosome 6, APGP_CSIRO_Lrig_0.1, whole genome shotgun sequence genome, TATAGCCCTGTCCGTTTGACAGCCTACTATTCGATTCTAACCTGGCTAAGCCCAGCTCTTTTCAAGGCTACTATTCCACAATTCGTCTCGTTCCTGGGACGGATCTACGTAGTATAACCAGGACGAGCTCCCTAGCGGGCGACCATGGCGGAGGCCGTAACAGCAGGAGCGACGCCTCTCCTCCCCGGCCTCCCCGATGAGATTGTCATCTGGGAGATACTCGTCCGCAACCCCCCAAAATCTGTCCTCCGCTGCCGCCCCGTCTGCCGTGCCTGGCGCCGCGTCACCTCCACCCGCAACTTCCTCCTGGCGCACCACGGCATGCAGCCCTCTCTCCCCGTCGTATACGGATACGAAAAGGCCGACATGAACTACAGAAACATCCTCGCCATCGACCACCGGGCCACCGACACCCAGGTCCAACATGTCGCCCGGTTTGACATTGACAAGCTCATATGTGTGGAAGCCTCCTGCGACGGCCTCCTCGTCATCTCCATGGTCTGGACTAGCCGCCGCTTCTCCGTCTGCAACCCGGTAACGCGTCAGCATGCTCTCCTCCCGCATCCGCCAGACTTCAGTTTATTCAGTGTATTCGGAATGTACCTGCACCACCCTTCCGGCGAGTACCGGCTGCTACTGTACCGGAGGAGTAACGGTGTGTCGTATGTAGGATATCTGCTACCTGACGGTAAAGTTGGCTGTTATGCATTAGCGTTGGGCTCCAGCCAGCCACCGAGGTACATCGGGGGACCAGAAGCAGCATCAGAGCTGCAGTTCTACACACCTGTACTGGTCCGAGATAGCTTGCATTGGTCTAAAGGAATACATAGCAGACTGGTAGTTGTATTCGACACCACAGCCGAGTCCTTCCGGGAGATGCGTGTTCCAACTGTTCCCGCCAACTCATCGCTCGTTCAGATGGATGGTACGCTCGGCATGTGTAGCTGTAACGATACCATGAAAGTTGTTGATATATGGGTGCTCAAGGACTACCAAGGCGAGATCTGGGAGCACAAGTACCGAATCAAATTACCGGTCGAAGAAATCAGAGTGCAGTTTGGAAGGTGGGAAGACTATTGGTGCGTGGCCGTTGATTCGTTGGATGGTGACTTCCTCTTGCTGCTCAGTTCTGACGAGTGGCTGTTTTATGTGGACAGTGATGGCAAACTGGTTGACAGTTCTCATTGTGGTGGCCAAGAATTATCTGCCTGTGGAATTCGGCTAAAACAAACCCTTGTTCCTCATACCTTCTTCACGGCACTACAAGACTATGCTGTGAACGCTTCGCCTTTCATCTGAAGGCAGTTTTGTGAGGTGGTGCTTCTTAACGGACTAGCTGTCATATCCTCATGAGCTGCAGTATCTATGAAGTGAATCAAGTATGAGCCTACTGGCTTCTTCTTTTTACCATTGATGTACATCAAGTGATGATCGGAAGCGCTGACTGTTATATGGTTGTATAATTGTTTCGATACCCTCTCAGGCTAAAGTAACTATTGAGTGTGTGTTGATGCTAAAATTACCAAgtcatcttgctttacttttgaAATATTTATCAACTGATACGCCTCAAGTCTCTATTTTCTTGGGCTGAGGAACTGGCTTTGCTTTTGTATCTAGTGGTTCTTCTTAGTCTTAATTGTTATCGATCTATATGCTTCAAATCCTTATCGTTGAACTGAAGTATTGACTTTACGTTTTTTATCTAGTGGTCTTCTTGATACTCAATATTTAGGGTGTTTCCTATTTCTTCCAATGTTGTAGCTGACGATGAAAAGAGGCACATTTTCCTCTGTGTTTACTTGTAAGCTGCATCTAACTTTTAGAAGGCCTTGCATCACTACCCGTTAAATTAAATGGTTTTAATCATAGTCAACTTCTCAATGGAGTTTTCTATTATAATTTTcttttcttcatgaattcattgcatctaGTAATGTAGGTCTTATGGAGAGTGGGAGACTAGTAAGCTCACTTTATATCCAGAATTGGACATGGTTATATCTGTCACGTTACAAGGAGTTGTATTATTTTTCTAGAAAATGGTCGTACTGCAACCGGAAAAATCTCTGAACACCTTTCTGTTCTTCCATCCTGACAAAGTTTTTACGTTGCATTGGTTGGAATGATCTCTTCTAATTTTCCTTTGCCTGATAACCAATTAAAGGATTAATCTTTCATATTCTTCTAAACTGGATTATTGAACCTATGGTGTGCATTGGCTTTTGTTTTATTATTTTGCTCATGCCTTATTTTGTTCTGGGCAATAATCATCAGGTTCTAACCTCTGTGATGGAATTACCGCTTGCCATCTTAAGTAGGACATGATATGTACCCAATGCTCCATATTTAAGCTTGATGCTATCTTGTCCAGTGTGGTCTCGCAGTAGATAATATCAGATCAACTTTTTTCCCTTTCCCCTGAATGCAGCCCTGCAACTGAAACGTTGAATATATGTCATGCCTCATTGTTCTTCATAAGCTTTGTTAATTTTTTATTGTCTTGTTCTAGGCACGAAACATGTTTTATATTTCCTTACTAGTGGTCTGGAACTACTGTACGCTACAGCAAGGCTTAGAGCATGGCAGGAATGTAATGTTTCATCTATTTCTGTAATGCTCCCTGGTGTCTATGTTTCACCACGTTTCACCACTATGTACTAATTTCGATTGTAAGCCCTTATCTGTTAGATTTCTGGGCGCATTACTGCAGAATAGTCACAACTTGTAGCACAACTGCTGTCGTTGGGAGCTGAAGATGTGCTGTGCAGCTCCCCATGCCTACTAATACCTTAAGATGTGCTTTGCATATAACGATTTATGACAATTTTCTAGTTTCTGTTTTCTAGATGGGTTCTGTTGATGCCAGGCAGTTGTCACTTCTACAGACGGTATGATGTTTCGGAGCATacatgcactagtggaaaacaggcctgtaatcccggttcgtttgggcctttagtcccggtttccaaatcgggaccaattaggcgggactaaaggtcccgccacgtgggctgctggcgcgcgtcgaggaaaataacctttagtcccggtttgtaacacgaaccgggactaaaggttttttttttttaatccatttggttatgtccaattatttttcgctcctctttcttttctattttttcagaatttctagtatttcacttatttaactagtttagtttctaactacacttaatctctaactacgcttaatcaatagtcaaattacttacttgtGGTCCAACTTCtcactcggtcacccatcctcccactactccagcactagcacgcttaacttccaagttcctttcccatcctgcttccaagtgcttcacgcgcatgttgtgatactactatcatatcaattctattaacatgttggtcgatatcacacttatttattattcgaattcGAAATAATTATTGTAATAAACAAAACTACGCACGTAAtaacatgttgtggtaatggtattataattataattttttaatttgtattataatagttttttaatttattattttttaatatttttttgccaaacttgaaaatttgaaaatctaaaaattggctaattttatggttaagtaatagtaatctttatgcatgatataattattattttaaaaaaattaaaaatataaaattccaaatttctggcaaaaactaaaatcttcctgctttcatattttcatttggaattttgagaatctaaaaattggctaaccgggtagacCCGAGTGAATTcgaatgtaactttttcccatgattattttgatatattatacgtttttttccgacgtcgtatgcaaaagttattgcgattttaccattttttaactttttttgcaaaaaaaatgaaaattcgaatttcttaatttctccgaatagtaggttgcataacatacaagaatctgaaaagattttattttttgaattttctatcattttcttttctattttacagtgttaaaaaaggcgatccaagggggggtgtggaggtgcatggggaggcaaaaaaccctttagtcccccttcgtattacgaaccgggactaaagggtagacctttagtcccggttggtaatacgaagggggactaaagggttttgcccATAGAcactcctttagtcccggttcgtaatacgaagggggactaaagggttcaaacgaaccgggactaaaaaagttttcatgatgaaccgggaccaatgcctcccattggtcccggtttggttcaaaacggggactaaagcttgggacgaaaggcctcttttccactagtgatgtGTTGATTAGATCATATCATCATACCATAAAATTAAATTATTGAGGATGAACATGCAGGTCCAATTGATCGGCCACCAAAGATTGCACTCGAGAATCAAGAACTCAAAACTGTACAGATAATGTACGTAAGAGTAGACAGCTGAGTATAGAATGGTAGTTGGAACTTGGAATACAAACCAAACTGACCAGTGGGTGAGAATCACAGGCGATCCATGGAACGGCAGGTACAAGCACTGCTAGTTCTTGTTCTCCCCCTACGCCTATAAATTCATCCTCAATTGGGAGGCCATCTCCGTCTGTGTTGTAGTTGAGCTCTTCTGAAACTGTAGTTCCAAGCTTCCAACATTCCAACAGCTGTTTCTCCTGCCGGAATGGATCCACATGGGCCTGGAGGACCACCTGGAGGGCCTGGGTTCCCGGGTGGCCCTGGGTTTGGTGGCTTCTTCGGGTCCTGGTAAGTTGGATGTCCAGTTAAGCTTTGCATGTGGTCACTGGAGAGTCGTCAGTTCCTTAGTTTACACCTCAAAAAGAATAGATGGTTTGTGGTTGGTGGTCAATTATAGAACTTTGGGCACTAAAATCGAATGCAAAAATATGCAAGCGCTTAAAGCACCCAGATGATGCCTCTGATTCTCTGAAGCCCTGATATAATTTtacttctgcagcttctacctcCTCTGCTGCTGTTGCCTGCTCCAAGATTGCTGTGGCCCCTTATTCGGACCCCCAGGCCCGGGTGGCCCACCCCCGCCCTTCTGACAGCGTGCCCAACATATCCACAGCGACAAATAATGCACTGGGGTTGCAATTCTTGGCCAAGGACTCACTGAAGATGTCTCAACATATACACTAGTGAACCCCATTATGTTATATATCTCATCTGAGATCATTGTATGCGGTCTTACATAGTTACCTACTTATGCTATTTCGGTGACTGAATGCAATTATCAGGCCTTATACATGTTGGTGCCCTTCAAAAGCTAGCATGCAAAATCAAATACATACCCACAGCTCATAAATTGACACAAACCAGGGTAAAATAATGCAAAAAAACACACGCTGTTTTTCTCTCGCTTGAGTTAAACTCAAACACTTAAATATGCTATAAAACTTCCCTGGGAGGAAAGAAACCCGAAGGTTGATTTAGCCTACAGGAGCAGCGAACACTTTTGACTGGTTCTATACAATGTAAAAAAAATGCCGGTCTATACAGGCAGGCAACTGGTAGTAGCCTTATGTTCAAAACCGTCTGAACTAATTAATAACAAGGATAACGTTAACAGCAATGCTCTTCCGAGATTTGTGTGTAGAGCTGCCCTTCCGCTCTTGCCACAGACTGAAGCACCCAGCGGCTGGACTTCCAACATACTCAAACTCATAGGCGCAAGAGGTAGCCCAGGGATGTACCAAGAAGGGCCACGTACACCACAAACAGCAACGGGAAACCTAGTTGACTCTTTGGGGTTCCTGTCTTCCGGAGAAATACCTGACCAAGTCATCATTCATAATATTAGAAACAATAGATGCAGATCAGCAACTCATGAACAATGTTTAGTAACCAAGATCCATCGGAAATTCAAAACCAAGCAGATACAAGAGCGAACTTGTCTTATACTAGCAACAAATGAATACTGTGCAAAATACAGATCATCCTGAGaatcttttgaaaaaaaaatacagTAGCCATATCTTTCAACAAAATACTAGCAAAATCTACAAGGAACAATTACATGAATACTTATTCAGTCTCGTACATACTTATATATTCATATGAGTCGACCAACACTGCACTTTTAGACCATAATAATGAGGCATAAACTTATGTTGCCATGAGTAACAGATCATCTCTGCATGAAATAGATCTGGAACTCACGATAGATATTCGACATGAAACTTGCCCCCTAGACTTTTTATGTGCAAGACTTAAAGATCACTGTGTCTTACATAACTGCAGTAGATTGACCCTCGTGGTAATTGGTAAGAAATGAGGGACATGTTATTGCCTGGAGGAAGTGACTTTGCTTTTTTGTACTTCTTTGTAACTTAAAGGCTAAAGCATACAATCGAGCATTCTTTCTTTTATCATTGTATAGCCCCTATCCAGTTTCCAGAAGAGGAAAGGTTGTACAGGATTTTGGCCACAGTTCATCATTTTATAATCAATGGGATAATAGCATCACAATGTTTTACAAAACAGAAAAGTATCAAGATGTTCTGGAGACTGGATGTTGTGTTCTGTTACTAAAAATTAGTGGAACCCAGCCAACTGCTGATCAtatgaagaaaaaaagaaggatctGGATGTTTCTGTGAGGAAGAAATCATACCATCTCTTGCTGCAACTTATCCCGCTCCTGGGTCATAGACCTGCTCTCTTCTCTCAGCTTTATTATCATCTTTTCAGCCTACAAATGATGAGCATATTATAGATTCACGTCAGAGGGAGTTCTCAAATATAAAAAGAACTGGAATGACAAAGCAATATAAGCTCTATTGTCACATGAAGATCCTGTCATGAAAGTTGTTTGAACAATCCAAACATATTTTACGTTGGTGAACTTACCCCTTCCAATTTGGATTCAAGGTTATTGAGTTTTGACTTCAGATTCTGAACATCTTCTGTTACCTGTTGCATATTGATAAAACGGAGAAATTAACTAAATGAACATCAGGTTTTGGAAAATAAACAGATCAACTGTAGTACGTAGTGTCGAACAATGTAGTGTTGAGAACTCCAAGTATGCACACATAATCAAGTTTACCTTAACAAAACTATTTTTAGCTTCATTTTGCAGGAGGAACAGAACCATTTAAAAAGAAACTACAAGATTTTCTAACAAGGGTGTGACTTGGCTGAATAATACAGACAGCACTTGTCCAAAGTTATACCAAGTTAGACAGAATGTGGTCACTATTCAAGCTGATTCCAGATATTGTTTTAGTATTTTTTTTCCTGCCATTGCAACTTAAAATCTAAGTGACTTGGACTTCAGACCATTTAACAAGTGAGTTTGTACCAAAACTCAGTACAACACTAGGTTTCACTTGGGGGCTGTTCAAGATTTTGTCCAGCTAGGAGCTGGTCTAAGGCTAGCAGCAACACAGGACTCCAAGAACAGAGCATGCTTAAAAGTCTTATGTTCTTTTGTCTTATTAAGCTAAACATAGGGAAATGGACATATAATAAAACTACAGAATGGGTACTTACATGAGATAATTGATGATTCTGCCCACTGAAAAATCCTCTGTCACTTAAGGTAACAGCTTCTTCTGGGAGAGTTTCTTCTAGAGGAGACTCCTTTGAAGTTACACTGTTTTCCTTCAAAGCAGGAAGTTGTTCAATGGTAATTGCAGATGTATCCTTTACAGGGGAAGGATATTCATCTTTTAGAGGGGGAGGAGACTCATTTTTTAGAGGTGGAGGAGATTCTGCCAAAATAGCATGTTCTTCAGGCACTATCACTGGAACTTCTCGAAGGATTGGAGACTGCTTGACAGGGGAAGATACGTCAGTCACAACAGCTGAAATTTGTTCCTGAGGGGCAGGAACCACTTTCTCCATAACTGGTACTTCATTCTCAACATTCAGTGTGTGTCTTGACACAGGAACCTCAACTGCCGCATCATTGTTAGGGACACTATTTATCAGTTGCTCCACAGGAGGATGAGATGCATCAACAAGGACAACTCTCAATTTGCTTTCATCAATATATGCATTAGTTTCTTTGGAGAACTGCGAAAAGAATAAGCAGAGCGTACAATGAGGACAAAAAACATAAAAGGAACATTGTGCATGTAAAGT contains:
- the LOC124661139 gene encoding vesicle-associated protein 1-2-like; translated protein: MGQGVVEIHPRELQFTFELKKQSSCSVHLVNKSDEYVAFKVKTTSPKRYCVRPNTGVILPRSTCDFTVTMQAQRTAPPDMQLKDKFLVQTTVVPPGTSDEDLIPAFFSKETNAYIDESKLRVVLVDASHPPVEQLINSVPNNDAAVEVPVSRHTLNVENEVPVMEKVVPAPQEQISAVVTDVSSPVKQSPILREVPVIVPEEHAILAESPPPLKNESPPPLKDEYPSPVKDTSAITIEQLPALKENSVTSKESPLEETLPEEAVTLSDRGFFSGQNHQLSHVTEDVQNLKSKLNNLESKLEGAEKMIIKLREESRSMTQERDKLQQEMVFLRKTGTPKSQLGFPLLFVVYVALLGTSLGYLLRL